The Brenneria rubrifaciens genome has a window encoding:
- a CDS encoding ABC transporter substrate-binding protein gives MKKIILSTFFLIASPVLALDKVKLQTDWLASGEHAAYYGGWAKGIYQEEGLDISVVRGYGSGDTVQKIGAGTADFGVADIANVLAARALESVPIKAIASVYTYSPHSIFVLKSSGINTFKDLEGKKISITPGNSHKLFFPEVAKNAGIDPNKITWVNMDGAAMSTQLLMKNIDAAPFYSIHWAYQNEAAKKMGQEIKVLPFVEEGFSIYSASLIASDKTIAERPELVRKFLTATKKAFLWAKSNPQEACNYHRQKVPEVDQKDCVNSLNATLAFVFNSYEEKNGFGTYTPERLKATWEAVAKAQELDVNWDPAQAIDSEHLPK, from the coding sequence ATGAAAAAAATAATTCTATCGACATTTTTTCTCATCGCGAGTCCGGTCCTGGCTTTGGATAAAGTGAAACTGCAAACAGATTGGTTGGCATCAGGCGAACATGCGGCATATTACGGTGGTTGGGCTAAAGGAATTTACCAGGAAGAAGGTCTTGATATTAGTGTCGTCAGAGGGTATGGCTCCGGTGATACGGTGCAAAAAATCGGCGCGGGTACGGCTGATTTCGGTGTTGCTGATATTGCTAACGTACTCGCTGCAAGGGCTCTGGAATCAGTACCGATAAAAGCGATCGCAAGCGTTTACACTTACTCTCCACATTCTATTTTTGTATTGAAATCATCAGGAATTAATACGTTTAAAGACCTGGAAGGCAAAAAAATCAGTATAACGCCCGGAAACTCGCATAAATTGTTCTTTCCTGAAGTGGCTAAAAACGCGGGGATCGATCCGAATAAAATTACCTGGGTGAATATGGATGGTGCGGCCATGTCGACTCAGCTATTGATGAAAAATATCGACGCGGCCCCTTTCTACAGCATTCATTGGGCTTATCAAAACGAAGCGGCAAAAAAAATGGGGCAGGAGATAAAAGTGTTACCTTTTGTTGAGGAAGGGTTCTCTATTTATTCCGCATCATTAATTGCATCCGATAAAACTATTGCAGAACGACCGGAACTGGTCAGGAAATTTTTGACTGCGACGAAAAAAGCTTTCCTGTGGGCGAAAAGTAATCCGCAAGAAGCGTGTAATTATCATCGGCAAAAAGTGCCTGAAGTTGATCAAAAGGATTGTGTGAACAGTCTTAATGCAACCCTGGCGTTTGTCTTCAATAGTTATGAAGAAAAAAATGGTTTTGGCACTTATACCCCTGAAAGACTGAAGGCAACCTGGGAAGCCGTCGCCAAGGCTCAGGAACTGGATGTTAACTGGGACCCTGCACAGGCGATTGATTCGGAGCATTTGCCGAAATGA
- a CDS encoding GlpM family protein codes for MGLMLKALTGAAVVLLIGYLSKTKNYYIAGLVPLFPTFALIAHYIVATERNVAALRTTILFGMWAIIPYFAYLASLWYFSGVTKLSYSLAGALACWCITATALIVIWERWH; via the coding sequence ATGGGCTTAATGTTGAAGGCGTTGACAGGCGCAGCTGTCGTTTTGCTAATCGGTTACTTATCAAAGACAAAGAACTATTATATTGCCGGGCTGGTTCCGCTTTTCCCTACATTCGCCCTCATTGCCCATTACATTGTCGCGACGGAACGTAATGTCGCCGCGCTGCGCACCACAATATTGTTCGGCATGTGGGCCATCATTCCGTATTTCGCCTATCTCGCGTCTCTCTGGTATTTTAGCGGCGTCACAAAATTATCCTATTCACTGGCCGGCGCTTTAGCCTGCTGGTGTATCACCGCCACGGCCCTGATTGTTATCTGGGAACGCTGGCACTAA
- the argG gene encoding argininosuccinate synthase, with translation MTTILKHLPVGQRIGIAFSGGLDTSAALLWMRQKGAVPYAYTANLGQPDEDDYEEIPRRAMEYGAENARLIDCRKQLVAEGIAAIQCGAFHNTTAGVTYFNTTPLGRAVTGTMLVAAMKEDGVNIWGDGSTYKGNDIERFYRYGLLTNAELKIYKPWLDTDFIDELGGRQEMSEFMAQAGFGYKMSAEKAYSTDSNILGATHEAKDLEFLNSSIKIVNPIMGVKFWDENVKVAAEEVTIRFERGHPVALNGKTFADDVELMLEANRIGGRHGLGMSDQIENRIIEAKSRGIYEAPGMALLHIAYERLVTGIHNEDTIEQYHANGRQLGRFLYQGRWFDSQALMLRDASQRWIASAITGEVTLELRRGNDYSIMNTVSDNLTYKPERLTMEKGDSVFSPDDRIGQLTMRNLDITDTREKLFNYVETGLLSASASAGLPQVGQLQDKTEK, from the coding sequence ATGACAACGATTCTCAAGCATCTTCCGGTTGGTCAGCGTATTGGTATCGCGTTTTCGGGTGGGCTGGATACCAGCGCCGCGCTGCTTTGGATGCGTCAAAAAGGCGCGGTTCCTTATGCGTATACCGCGAATCTGGGTCAGCCGGATGAAGATGACTACGAGGAGATCCCACGCCGCGCGATGGAATACGGCGCCGAGAATGCTCGCCTGATTGACTGCCGCAAGCAACTGGTCGCTGAAGGTATTGCCGCGATTCAGTGCGGCGCTTTTCACAATACCACCGCGGGCGTCACCTATTTCAATACGACCCCGCTGGGCCGCGCCGTTACCGGTACGATGCTGGTTGCTGCGATGAAAGAAGACGGCGTCAACATCTGGGGTGATGGCAGCACCTATAAAGGTAACGACATCGAGCGTTTCTATCGCTACGGTTTGCTGACCAATGCCGAACTGAAAATCTACAAACCGTGGCTGGACACCGATTTTATTGATGAATTGGGCGGTCGTCAGGAAATGTCCGAGTTCATGGCGCAGGCAGGTTTCGGTTATAAAATGTCAGCGGAAAAAGCCTATTCCACCGATTCCAACATTCTGGGCGCGACGCATGAAGCCAAGGATCTGGAATTCCTCAACTCCAGCATTAAAATCGTCAACCCGATCATGGGCGTCAAGTTCTGGGATGAGAACGTCAAAGTCGCAGCGGAAGAAGTCACCATCCGTTTTGAGCGCGGTCACCCGGTTGCCCTGAATGGTAAAACCTTTGCCGATGACGTCGAACTGATGCTGGAAGCAAACCGTATTGGCGGACGCCACGGCTTAGGCATGAGCGATCAGATTGAAAACCGTATTATTGAAGCGAAAAGCCGCGGTATTTATGAAGCGCCGGGAATGGCGTTGCTGCATATCGCTTACGAGCGTCTGGTGACGGGCATCCATAACGAAGACACCATTGAGCAGTACCACGCGAACGGACGTCAATTGGGCCGCTTCCTGTATCAGGGGCGTTGGTTTGATTCTCAGGCTCTGATGTTGCGTGATGCTTCTCAGCGTTGGATTGCCAGCGCCATCACGGGCGAAGTGACGCTGGAACTGCGACGCGGTAACGACTACTCCATCATGAACACCGTTTCCGATAACCTGACCTATAAACCGGAACGTTTGACGATGGAAAAAGGGGATTCCGTGTTCTCGCCTGATGACCGTATCGGTCAACTGACCATGCGTAATCTGGATATCACCGATACGCGTGAAAAACTGTTCAACTATGTGGAAACCGGTTTACTGTCCGCCTCTGCCAGCGCGGGTCTGCCGCAGGTTGGTCAATTGCAGGATAAAACGGAAAAATAA
- a CDS encoding acyltransferase: MTGKIGWIDNLRAVACLMVVLIHSTTYPITSGGTPGEAHWDVANILNSVSRVCVPLFFMISGYLFFGERCAQKKHFLRISLCILFYSAVALIYIAALTPINGLNALRHAFQKPVFYHLWFFYAIVVIYLFSPLINIKPVSGKYLLAFIALLAIIANPNTGRVEFAGVRLLPVNLYIYGDTFYYLLYAMLGRALGILDIPRKMVLAAMLLFIFCVALITLGTKYHTLRNENFTQAFYIYSGPLVFLAAVSLLVIVKHYLNHRVLPGLALLSRHSLAIYGFHALIIHFMRTHGLDFPSRPVLGIFSVFAIALLGSLFLSMLLQKLDTRRLVS, translated from the coding sequence ATGACCGGAAAGATCGGTTGGATTGATAATTTGCGGGCCGTGGCCTGTTTAATGGTCGTTCTCATTCATAGCACAACGTACCCGATTACCTCAGGCGGGACACCGGGTGAAGCGCATTGGGACGTGGCAAATATCCTGAATTCGGTTTCCCGGGTTTGCGTCCCGCTGTTTTTTATGATTTCCGGCTATTTGTTTTTTGGTGAGCGCTGTGCGCAGAAAAAACATTTCCTGAGAATAAGTCTGTGTATTCTGTTTTATAGCGCTGTCGCATTGATTTATATCGCGGCGCTGACGCCCATTAATGGCCTGAATGCACTGCGCCATGCTTTCCAGAAACCCGTTTTTTATCATTTATGGTTTTTCTACGCCATTGTGGTGATCTATCTGTTTTCTCCGCTGATTAATATCAAACCGGTTTCCGGGAAATATTTGCTCGCGTTCATCGCACTGCTGGCGATTATTGCTAATCCGAATACGGGGCGCGTTGAGTTTGCCGGGGTCAGGCTATTGCCAGTCAATCTCTATATTTACGGTGATACCTTTTATTATCTGCTGTATGCCATGCTCGGGCGTGCGTTGGGCATACTGGATATCCCGCGGAAAATGGTGCTTGCCGCAATGCTGTTATTTATTTTCTGCGTGGCGTTGATTACGTTGGGGACAAAATATCACACGCTGCGAAACGAAAACTTTACCCAGGCGTTTTATATTTACAGTGGCCCGCTGGTGTTTCTGGCTGCGGTCAGCCTGCTGGTGATAGTCAAACATTACCTGAATCACCGGGTGCTACCGGGACTTGCACTCCTCTCGCGTCATTCACTGGCAATTTATGGCTTTCACGCGCTGATCATTCACTTTATGCGCACACACGGTCTGGATTTCCCTTCCCGGCCGGTGCTGGGTATTTTCTCTGTTTTTGCGATCGCGTTACTGGGCAGTTTGTTTCTGTCGATGCTGTTACAAAAGCTGGATACACGGCGTCTGGTTTCCTGA
- the exaC gene encoding acetaldehyde dehydrogenase ExaC produces the protein MTLDTSTGRSTSGDYGSLNLKKRYDNFIGGAWVPPDGGQYFVNLTPITGQPLCEVASSTARDVDYALDAAHQAKVEWGGMSVQARALILNRIADRMEQNLDLLANVETWDNGKPIRETHGADVPLAIDHFRYFAACIRSQEGAISEIDGDTVAYHFHEPLGVVGQIIPWNFPLLMACWKMAPALAAGNCIVLKPAKLTPLSVLILMELIQDILPPGVINVVNGSGSEIGEYLATSKRIAKVAFTGSTEVGQQIMGYAARNVTPVTLELGGKSPNIFFADVMDKEDSFFDKVLEGFTLFAFNQGEVCTCPSRALVQASIYDRFMERAIKRVESIRIGHPLDSQTMMGAQVSAGQLDTILNYIDVGKKEGARVLTGGQRKAMPGDLAQGYYLEPTILFGKNSMRIFQEEIFGPVLAVTTFKTMDDALEIANDTEYGLGAGVWSRNGNVAYRMGRGIQAGRVWTNCYHAYPAHAAFGGYKQSGIGRENHKMMLDHYQQTKCLLVSYSDNPLGLF, from the coding sequence ATGACACTAGACACTTCTACGGGCCGGTCGACCTCCGGCGATTACGGTTCCCTCAATCTGAAAAAACGCTATGACAATTTTATTGGCGGCGCCTGGGTGCCGCCTGACGGCGGGCAGTACTTCGTCAACCTGACGCCCATCACCGGCCAGCCGCTGTGTGAAGTGGCCAGTTCGACCGCTCGGGATGTCGACTATGCGCTGGATGCGGCCCATCAAGCGAAGGTGGAATGGGGCGGAATGTCCGTGCAGGCGCGCGCTTTGATCCTGAACCGCATTGCTGATCGAATGGAGCAGAACCTTGACCTGCTGGCGAATGTCGAAACCTGGGACAACGGTAAACCCATTCGTGAAACCCACGGCGCCGATGTGCCGCTGGCCATTGACCACTTCCGCTATTTCGCCGCCTGTATCCGCTCGCAGGAAGGCGCAATCAGTGAAATTGACGGCGATACCGTCGCCTACCATTTCCACGAGCCGCTCGGTGTGGTGGGGCAGATTATTCCCTGGAACTTTCCGTTGTTGATGGCCTGCTGGAAAATGGCGCCGGCGCTGGCCGCGGGAAACTGTATTGTGCTGAAGCCCGCCAAGCTGACGCCGCTGTCGGTGCTGATCCTGATGGAGCTGATTCAGGATATCCTGCCGCCGGGGGTCATTAATGTCGTTAACGGTTCGGGCAGTGAGATCGGTGAATATCTGGCGACCTCGAAACGTATCGCCAAAGTCGCGTTTACCGGTTCGACGGAAGTCGGTCAGCAAATTATGGGCTATGCCGCCCGCAACGTAACGCCAGTGACGCTGGAACTGGGGGGAAAATCGCCGAATATTTTCTTTGCTGACGTCATGGATAAAGAAGACAGTTTCTTTGACAAAGTGCTGGAAGGGTTCACGCTGTTTGCCTTCAATCAGGGTGAAGTGTGTACCTGTCCGAGCCGGGCGCTGGTGCAGGCGTCGATTTATGATCGCTTTATGGAGCGCGCCATCAAACGCGTCGAATCTATCCGCATCGGTCATCCGCTGGATAGTCAAACCATGATGGGGGCACAGGTATCCGCCGGCCAGTTGGATACGATTCTTAACTATATCGATGTTGGCAAGAAAGAAGGAGCCCGCGTGCTGACGGGGGGACAGCGTAAGGCGATGCCGGGGGATCTGGCGCAGGGGTATTATCTGGAGCCTACTATCCTGTTTGGTAAAAACAGCATGCGCATTTTCCAGGAAGAGATTTTCGGGCCCGTGCTGGCGGTGACGACTTTCAAAACGATGGACGATGCGCTGGAGATTGCCAACGACACCGAGTACGGCCTGGGGGCTGGCGTATGGAGCCGCAATGGTAATGTGGCGTATCGCATGGGCCGTGGCATTCAGGCGGGACGCGTCTGGACCAACTGTTATCATGCTTACCCGGCGCACGCGGCCTTTGGCGGTTACAAACAATCGGGTATCGGACGTGAAAACCACAAAATGATGCTGGACCATTATCAGCAGACCAAATGTCTGCTGGTGAGTTATTCCGACAACCCCCTGGGCTTGTTCTGA
- the fdhD gene encoding formate dehydrogenase accessory sulfurtransferase FdhD, whose product MKDLHPQAVTVPVGASRRTVRHQGALSQPQNDCLAEEVPVALVYNGISHVVMMASPKDLEAFALGFSLSEGIITSPRDIYGMDIQPVCNGIEVQIELSSRRFAGLKARRRAMDGRTGCGVCGVEQLSEIDRPVTPLPFTQTFSLSNLDTALAQLKDVQQIGRLTGCTHAAAWITPDGALQGGYEDVGRHVALDKLLGMRAKQPWQQGAVLVSSRASYEMVQKSAQCGVEILFAVSAATSLAVDVAERCNLTLAGFSRPGRSTIYTHPQRLRE is encoded by the coding sequence ATGAAAGACCTTCATCCACAAGCGGTTACCGTCCCTGTCGGGGCATCGCGGCGCACCGTGCGTCATCAAGGCGCATTGTCACAGCCGCAGAACGATTGTCTGGCGGAGGAAGTGCCGGTGGCGCTGGTCTACAACGGCATTTCGCACGTTGTCATGATGGCGTCACCGAAGGATCTGGAAGCGTTTGCGCTGGGGTTCTCGCTTTCGGAGGGCATCATTACGTCACCGCGGGATATCTACGGGATGGACATCCAGCCTGTATGCAACGGCATTGAAGTACAAATCGAGCTTTCCAGCCGCCGCTTCGCCGGGCTGAAAGCGCGCCGCCGGGCAATGGACGGGCGCACAGGCTGCGGCGTCTGCGGGGTGGAGCAACTATCCGAGATTGACAGGCCGGTTACGCCGTTGCCGTTCACTCAAACGTTCTCGCTCAGTAACCTCGACACCGCACTGGCGCAGCTAAAAGACGTGCAGCAGATTGGCCGGCTAACCGGTTGCACCCACGCCGCCGCCTGGATTACGCCGGATGGCGCGTTGCAAGGCGGTTATGAAGACGTTGGCCGCCACGTCGCGTTGGATAAACTGCTTGGCATGCGGGCAAAACAGCCGTGGCAGCAAGGGGCGGTGCTGGTTTCCAGCCGGGCGAGCTATGAAATGGTGCAGAAATCCGCCCAGTGCGGCGTGGAAATCCTGTTTGCCGTGTCCGCCGCCACATCGCTGGCCGTTGACGTCGCCGAGCGGTGCAATCTGACGCTGGCCGGCTTCAGCCGGCCGGGTCGCTCCACCATTTATACTCACCCTCAGCGGTTGCGCGAATGA
- the sodA gene encoding superoxide dismutase [Mn]: MSYSLPSLPYAYDALEPHFDKQTMEIHHTKHHQTYVNNANAALESLPEFASLSAEALIAQLDKVPAEKKTVLRNNAGGHANHSLFWKGLKLGTTLAGDLKAAIERDFGSVDAFKEKFEQAAATRFGSGWAWLVLKDDGKLAVVSTANQDSPLMGEAISGASGYPIVGLDVWEHAYYLKYQNRRPDYIKAFWNVVNWDEAASRFAEAKK; encoded by the coding sequence ATGAGTTATTCACTGCCATCCCTGCCTTATGCCTATGACGCGCTGGAACCTCACTTCGACAAGCAAACGATGGAAATCCATCACACCAAACACCACCAGACTTACGTCAATAACGCAAACGCAGCGCTGGAATCCCTGCCTGAGTTCGCCAGTCTGTCCGCTGAAGCGCTGATTGCGCAACTTGACAAAGTGCCGGCAGAGAAAAAAACCGTTTTGCGTAACAACGCCGGCGGTCACGCAAACCACAGCCTGTTCTGGAAAGGGCTGAAACTGGGTACGACGCTGGCAGGCGATCTGAAAGCCGCCATCGAGCGCGATTTTGGTAGCGTTGACGCATTCAAAGAAAAATTTGAACAGGCCGCGGCAACCCGTTTCGGCTCCGGCTGGGCGTGGCTGGTTCTGAAGGATGACGGAAAACTGGCTGTGGTGTCTACCGCAAACCAGGACAGCCCGTTGATGGGTGAAGCCATTTCTGGCGCGTCCGGCTACCCGATCGTGGGTCTGGACGTGTGGGAACACGCCTACTACCTGAAATATCAGAACCGCCGCCCGGACTATATCAAAGCATTCTGGAACGTGGTGAACTGGGACGAAGCGGCAAGCCGTTTTGCCGAAGCGAAAAAATAG
- a CDS encoding methyl-accepting chemotaxis protein encodes MAIKFENIKVGKKLGLGFCLILIMTAFIAGAGIMHVEELKTSIDKVNLSSEIREEINQAKYYRALYSVGYRPEDIEKNILHINNMNTLVSEAKQWDWPENDAATLSRITATIAEYQKIQQSYIAAVNKKDDIRKSWNLWESNQYLKQLDAQLEAEGYNTTLQLLVSELNQKLTSIRYHARGILLARDKEAEENLKSAINDAQSSLTSLYQTLTPEQQKILNPVISIVNAYEEKAIAYMPAYEEEVAMARQMGVTANQMNDAVEALLNSQLEWTQQDIDASKIQMAISALITLILGLLISWFISRQITTPLDQTLHMAERIATGDLTMSIKTARSDELGQLMRSMAKMNDNLHNMIDEIRIGVSQISTASGEIVAGNTDLSSRTEQQAAAVEQTAASMEELTATVKQNADNAHHANNLVISASQTAKQGGEQVNNVVKTMNDIEQSSKRIAEITSVINSIAFQTNILALNAAVEAARAGEAGRGFAVVASEVRNLAQRSSQAAKEIEGLIAESVRQVSQGASLVGNAGKTMHDIVTSVTQVHDIMGEIATASDEQSRGIEQVNQAIVEMDSTTQQNAALVEQSSAAADSLEEQARLLKQAVSVFHLSNTRDETTPASIAFSRPQTQLADKQ; translated from the coding sequence ATGGCGATAAAATTCGAAAATATCAAAGTAGGTAAAAAATTAGGGTTAGGTTTCTGTCTGATATTAATAATGACGGCGTTCATTGCCGGTGCGGGCATCATGCACGTAGAGGAATTAAAGACAAGTATTGATAAAGTCAATTTAAGCAGCGAAATCCGTGAAGAAATCAATCAGGCTAAGTATTACCGGGCGCTATATAGCGTGGGTTACCGGCCGGAAGATATAGAGAAAAATATTCTTCACATTAATAATATGAATACGTTGGTATCTGAGGCGAAACAATGGGACTGGCCGGAAAATGACGCTGCGACGCTTTCCCGAATTACCGCCACTATTGCCGAATATCAGAAAATCCAGCAAAGCTATATTGCGGCCGTCAATAAAAAAGATGACATCAGAAAAAGCTGGAACCTCTGGGAAAGCAATCAATACCTAAAACAGCTCGACGCTCAATTAGAAGCTGAGGGTTATAATACAACTCTTCAATTATTAGTTTCTGAACTTAATCAGAAGCTGACCTCCATTCGTTATCATGCGCGCGGTATTCTGCTTGCACGCGACAAAGAGGCGGAAGAAAATCTGAAAAGCGCGATCAATGACGCACAATCGTCGCTGACCTCTCTATATCAAACCCTGACCCCTGAGCAACAGAAAATTCTAAATCCGGTTATCAGCATAGTGAACGCCTATGAAGAAAAGGCGATCGCGTATATGCCTGCCTATGAGGAAGAAGTGGCGATGGCCCGGCAGATGGGCGTCACCGCCAACCAGATGAACGACGCAGTCGAAGCGTTGCTCAACAGCCAACTGGAGTGGACTCAGCAGGACATCGATGCCTCTAAAATTCAAATGGCCATCAGCGCGCTGATTACGCTGATTCTGGGGCTGCTGATTTCCTGGTTTATTTCCCGCCAAATCACCACGCCGCTGGATCAAACGCTGCATATGGCCGAGCGTATCGCCACCGGCGATCTCACCATGTCCATCAAGACCGCCCGCAGCGATGAGCTGGGCCAGTTGATGAGAAGCATGGCGAAAATGAATGATAATCTGCATAACATGATTGATGAAATCCGCATTGGCGTCAGCCAGATTTCAACCGCCTCAGGCGAAATCGTTGCCGGTAACACCGATCTGTCCTCACGCACCGAACAGCAGGCGGCAGCGGTCGAGCAGACGGCGGCCAGTATGGAAGAACTGACGGCCACGGTAAAACAGAACGCCGATAACGCGCATCACGCCAATAATCTGGTCATCAGCGCGTCCCAAACCGCGAAGCAAGGCGGCGAGCAAGTCAACAACGTGGTGAAAACCATGAATGACATTGAGCAAAGCTCCAAACGTATTGCGGAAATCACCTCGGTGATTAACAGCATCGCTTTCCAGACCAATATTCTGGCGCTGAATGCCGCGGTAGAAGCCGCTCGCGCAGGTGAAGCAGGCCGAGGATTCGCAGTGGTGGCCAGCGAAGTGCGTAATCTGGCGCAACGCAGTTCACAAGCCGCGAAAGAAATCGAAGGTTTGATCGCCGAGTCCGTCCGTCAGGTAAGCCAGGGCGCCTCACTGGTCGGCAACGCCGGAAAAACCATGCATGATATTGTGACGTCAGTCACGCAAGTGCATGACATTATGGGTGAAATTGCCACTGCGTCCGATGAGCAGAGCCGTGGTATCGAGCAGGTTAATCAGGCCATCGTGGAAATGGACAGCACCACCCAGCAAAACGCCGCGCTGGTGGAGCAGTCCTCGGCGGCGGCCGATTCGCTGGAAGAGCAGGCAAGGCTGCTGAAACAGGCGGTTTCCGTCTTCCATTTATCCAATACGCGAGATGAAACAACGCCAGCCAGCATCGCTTTCTCCCGGCCACAAACGCAACTGGCCGATAAACAATAA
- a CDS encoding YibL family ribosome-associated protein translates to MKEQEKAEIKRLSDQLDALTRKQVALLAQGDAEAIALNLEACEKLSAEIERLRNVRVEKLSQEAQKLSRLPFSRAITKKEQANMGALKKSVRGLVIVHPMTALGREMGLKEMTGYAPKPF, encoded by the coding sequence ATGAAAGAGCAGGAAAAAGCAGAAATAAAACGCCTTAGCGATCAACTGGATGCGTTGACTCGTAAGCAGGTCGCGTTGCTTGCTCAGGGTGATGCCGAAGCGATAGCACTTAATCTGGAGGCATGCGAAAAGCTGTCGGCGGAAATAGAACGCCTGCGGAACGTGCGGGTTGAGAAGCTCAGTCAGGAAGCGCAAAAACTGTCTCGCTTGCCCTTCAGCCGCGCTATCACCAAAAAAGAGCAGGCCAATATGGGCGCGTTGAAGAAAAGCGTTCGCGGGTTGGTGATTGTGCATCCAATGACGGCGCTGGGCCGTGAAATGGGGCTGAAAGAGATGACGGGTTACGCGCCGAAGCCCTTTTAA
- a CDS encoding MltR family transcriptional regulator, producing the protein MEETPAFENRVLETLNSSTTVRSFMLMAVDLLAEAVSILMLQVFRKDDYAVKYAVEPLMTGTGPLGDLSVRLKLIYGLGMIDRKEYEDAELLMALGEELAHDRHEYRFTDDEILGPIGELHCVSALPCAPALPAGDDPADPLLVSMRQQRYQQMVRSTLVLSLTELISQIGSKKAF; encoded by the coding sequence ATGGAAGAAACACCGGCATTTGAAAATCGGGTTCTCGAAACGCTGAACTCCAGTACGACAGTGCGTAGCTTTATGCTCATGGCGGTTGACCTGCTGGCTGAGGCCGTCAGTATCCTGATGTTGCAGGTGTTTCGCAAAGATGACTATGCCGTGAAATATGCGGTTGAGCCACTGATGACGGGAACCGGGCCGCTGGGAGATCTGTCGGTGCGTCTCAAATTGATTTATGGCCTGGGGATGATCGACCGTAAAGAGTATGAGGATGCCGAATTGTTGATGGCGTTGGGCGAGGAACTTGCTCATGACCGGCATGAGTACCGTTTCACCGACGACGAGATTCTTGGACCGATTGGCGAATTGCACTGCGTTAGCGCACTGCCTTGCGCGCCTGCGCTCCCGGCGGGTGACGACCCCGCCGATCCCCTGTTGGTCAGCATGCGGCAACAGCGTTATCAGCAGATGGTGCGTTCGACGCTGGTACTGTCGCTCACTGAACTGATTTCCCAAATCGGTTCGAAAAAGGCTTTTTGA
- a CDS encoding mannitol-1-phosphate 5-dehydrogenase, with protein sequence MKALHFGAGNIGRGFIGKLLADADIELTFADVSQPLLEALNSRKRYQVRIVGEQTRLDTVSNVSAVHSGSQEAAALIAGADLVTTAVGPQILEKIAETLAQGLVKRHADGNSRPLNIIACENMVRGTSQLKQQVLKLLPEVLLAWVDTHVGFVDSAVDRIVPPSDAGSDDVLAVTVETFSEWIVDKTQFCGEPPAIPGMELTDNLMAFVERKLFTLNTGHAITAYLGQLARHQTIRDAILDPEIRAVVRGAMEESGAVLIKRYGFDADKHAAYINKILSRFENPYLHDDVERVGRQPLRKLSRGDRLIKPLLGTLEYQLPNDNLIMGIAAAMHYRSEQDPQARELAALLRNLGPQAALAQISGLDADSEVVTQAVSVYNAMQ encoded by the coding sequence ATGAAAGCATTACATTTTGGCGCCGGGAATATAGGCCGGGGATTCATTGGTAAACTGCTGGCGGATGCCGATATTGAACTGACATTTGCCGATGTCAGCCAGCCGCTGCTGGAAGCTTTGAACAGTCGTAAACGCTATCAGGTGCGTATTGTGGGAGAGCAAACGCGCCTGGATACCGTCAGTAACGTCAGTGCGGTGCACAGCGGCAGTCAGGAGGCCGCGGCGCTGATTGCCGGGGCCGATCTGGTCACCACCGCCGTTGGGCCGCAGATTCTGGAAAAAATTGCCGAAACACTCGCTCAGGGGCTGGTTAAACGTCATGCGGATGGCAATTCACGGCCGCTGAATATTATCGCCTGTGAAAATATGGTGCGCGGCACCAGCCAGCTTAAGCAACAGGTTCTGAAATTGCTGCCGGAAGTACTGCTCGCGTGGGTGGATACACACGTGGGATTCGTGGATTCCGCCGTTGACCGGATTGTTCCGCCTTCCGACGCGGGCAGCGATGATGTGCTGGCGGTCACGGTAGAAACCTTCAGTGAATGGATTGTGGATAAAACCCAGTTCTGCGGGGAACCGCCTGCGATTCCGGGCATGGAACTGACCGATAACCTGATGGCGTTTGTCGAACGTAAACTGTTTACGCTCAACACCGGCCATGCCATTACCGCCTATCTGGGGCAGTTGGCTCGCCACCAGACCATCCGTGATGCGATCCTCGATCCGGAAATTCGCGCCGTGGTCCGAGGGGCGATGGAAGAGAGCGGCGCGGTGTTGATCAAACGCTACGGTTTTGATGCCGACAAGCACGCGGCGTACATCAATAAAATCCTCAGCCGGTTTGAAAACCCCTATCTGCACGATGACGTGGAGCGGGTGGGGCGTCAGCCGCTACGTAAGCTGAGTAGGGGCGATCGCCTGATCAAACCGCTGTTGGGGACGCTGGAATATCAATTGCCCAACGACAACCTGATTATGGGTATTGCGGCGGCGATGCATTATCGTAGCGAACAGGACCCACAGGCGCGGGAACTGGCGGCGCTGTTGCGGAATCTTGGTCCGCAGGCTGCGCTGGCGCAGATTTCCGGTCTGGATGCTGACAGTGAGGTTGTTACGCAAGCCGTGAGCGTGTATAACGCCATGCAATAA